In one window of Gudongella oleilytica DNA:
- the msrB gene encoding peptide-methionine (R)-S-oxide reductase MsrB — protein MHKKYTKPSKEEIRNKLSELSYLVTQESYTERPHTHEYDQLFEEGIYVDIVSGEPLFSSKDKFDAGCGWPSFSKPLESEHLVEKKDFTHFMVRTEVRSRDADSHLGHVFNDGPRNMGGLRYCINGASLRFIPKADMEKEGYEEYLLLFE, from the coding sequence ATGCACAAAAAGTATACTAAACCATCTAAGGAAGAAATAAGGAATAAACTATCGGAGCTGTCTTACCTGGTTACACAGGAAAGCTACACTGAAAGGCCTCACACTCACGAGTATGACCAATTATTTGAAGAAGGGATCTATGTGGATATAGTATCAGGGGAGCCATTGTTTTCCTCAAAGGATAAATTTGATGCAGGATGCGGCTGGCCAAGCTTCTCTAAGCCTCTGGAAAGTGAACATCTCGTCGAGAAAAAGGACTTCACCCACTTTATGGTAAGAACTGAGGTAAGGAGCAGGGACGCTGACTCTCATCTCGGACATGTGTTCAACGACGGACCGAGGAATATGGGGGGATTGAGATATTGCATAAACGGTGCATCTCTAAGGTTTATCCCAAAGGCTGACATGGAGAAGGAAGGCTATGAAGAATACTTGTTGCTGTTTGAATAA
- a CDS encoding DEAD/DEAH box helicase, with the protein MENLRFEEMQLSEGVKKGIKAMGFEEASPIQTQAIPVLLDGRDIIGQAQTGTGKTAAFGIPLLEMCDPHDKTLQALILCPTRELSIQVAEEIGKLGKYMRGLNILPVYGGQPIDRQIRALKSGVQIVVGTPGRVIDHINRRTLKPGTVKFMVLDEADEMFDMGFRDDIELVMNTLPTERQTIFFSATMPDEIRRFAAKYQSDPEFIKVVHKELTVPKVEQAYFELKSHMKTEILSRLVDIYNPKLTIVFCNTKKKVDELTAELQGRGYFADGLHGDLKQSQRDTVMGKFRKGTIDILIATDVAARGLDVDDVDMVINYDMPQDEEYYVHRIGRTARAGRSGKAFSFVAGREIYKLKDVQKYTKTTIERRDLPTLKDIQAQYTESITQKIRESLDSADLSKYSGIIDTLLQEEYNSFDVASALLKMYVEENKLFEGHEELEMVDTGKKMRTSDSRDGRDTGNRQKYSGNTTRLHVNLGKEQGFSPRHLLSAIFQETGLSKKLIGNIDVYDKFTFMEVDSGYADVVIAGLNGKKIKGLKVRVERASEKKKRK; encoded by the coding sequence ATGGAAAATTTGAGATTTGAAGAAATGCAATTGTCAGAGGGCGTAAAGAAGGGAATCAAAGCTATGGGCTTTGAGGAAGCATCTCCGATACAGACCCAGGCCATACCTGTGCTTCTTGATGGCAGGGATATAATCGGACAGGCACAGACCGGTACCGGTAAAACAGCGGCCTTTGGGATACCCTTGCTTGAAATGTGCGACCCCCACGACAAGACTCTGCAGGCGCTGATTCTGTGTCCTACCAGGGAGCTGTCCATCCAGGTTGCTGAGGAGATAGGCAAGCTTGGGAAGTATATGAGGGGATTGAACATCCTCCCGGTTTACGGAGGGCAGCCAATAGACAGACAAATAAGAGCCCTCAAAAGCGGTGTCCAGATAGTCGTTGGAACACCGGGAAGGGTAATAGACCATATAAATCGAAGGACGTTGAAGCCCGGAACTGTTAAGTTCATGGTGCTTGATGAGGCTGACGAAATGTTCGACATGGGCTTTAGAGATGATATTGAGCTGGTAATGAACACTCTGCCAACAGAGAGACAGACCATATTCTTCTCAGCCACTATGCCGGATGAAATCAGAAGGTTTGCGGCTAAATATCAGTCCGATCCGGAATTCATAAAGGTTGTGCACAAGGAGCTGACCGTTCCAAAGGTCGAGCAGGCCTATTTTGAGCTTAAGTCCCATATGAAGACTGAGATCCTGAGCAGGCTGGTGGATATCTATAATCCTAAGCTCACCATAGTATTCTGTAATACAAAGAAGAAGGTGGACGAGCTTACAGCGGAGCTTCAGGGAAGAGGCTACTTTGCAGACGGTCTCCATGGTGATTTGAAGCAGAGCCAGAGAGACACCGTAATGGGCAAGTTCAGAAAGGGCACCATCGATATCCTTATCGCAACTGATGTTGCAGCAAGAGGACTTGACGTTGATGACGTAGATATGGTAATAAACTATGATATGCCTCAGGACGAGGAATATTATGTACACAGGATCGGCCGAACTGCAAGAGCTGGAAGGTCTGGGAAAGCATTTAGCTTTGTAGCTGGCAGAGAAATCTACAAGCTAAAGGATGTGCAGAAGTATACCAAGACAACAATTGAGAGAAGAGATCTGCCAACTCTTAAGGACATTCAGGCACAGTATACCGAGAGCATAACTCAGAAAATCAGGGAGAGTCTTGATTCTGCTGATCTCTCAAAATACTCAGGAATAATAGATACGCTGCTTCAGGAGGAATACAACTCCTTTGATGTGGCAAGTGCTCTATTGAAGATGTATGTTGAAGAAAACAAGCTGTTTGAAGGACATGAAGAGCTTGAGATGGTCGATACTGGCAAGAAGATGAGAACATCTGATTCCAGAGATGGGAGAGACACAGGGAATAGACAGAAATATTCAGGTAATACCACAAGACTCCACGTCAACCTTGGCAAGGAGCAGGGCTTCAGCCCAAGACACCTCCTTTCGGCAATATTTCAGGAGACGGGATTGTCCAAGAAGCTGATCGGAAATATAGATGTTTATGATAAGTTTACCTTTATGGAAGTGGACAGTGGTTATGCAGATGTTGTTATCGCTGGGCTTAATGGCAAGAAGATAAAGGGCCTTAAGGTCAGAGTCGAAAGAGCGAGCGAAAAAAAGAAGAGAAAATAG
- a CDS encoding Crp/Fnr family transcriptional regulator, translating into MKCNCGDRGQNCIEMVPIFSNLTKDEMLEIAMITSEKELDKGDTIYSAGFLTDSLYVIHKGRVKIVRLNESGKEQIIRVLGPGQFIGELAIFNREPASDSAIAIEKTIMCKIDGQDIKSLMARFPSIAFKILEELSQRLQKAEALVEDISLSSVEKRVAKSILQMDTEDIVKLQMSKGDWASHLGMSQETLSRKLTAFQDQGLIELVGHRGIRIINREGLEDIQ; encoded by the coding sequence ATGAAATGTAATTGCGGTGATAGAGGACAAAACTGTATAGAAATGGTTCCAATATTCAGCAATCTGACAAAAGATGAGATGTTGGAGATCGCAATGATAACCTCAGAGAAAGAGTTGGACAAAGGCGACACCATCTACTCAGCTGGATTTCTTACTGACAGCCTCTACGTAATCCACAAGGGAAGGGTAAAGATAGTGAGACTCAATGAATCAGGCAAGGAGCAGATAATAAGAGTGCTTGGTCCAGGGCAATTCATCGGTGAACTTGCTATCTTCAACCGCGAGCCCGCATCAGACAGCGCCATAGCTATTGAGAAGACCATAATGTGTAAGATAGACGGTCAGGACATCAAATCTCTCATGGCAAGATTTCCTTCGATAGCCTTCAAAATATTGGAGGAGTTAAGCCAAAGGCTCCAGAAAGCTGAAGCTCTTGTGGAAGACATAAGCCTTTCATCGGTTGAAAAACGTGTTGCCAAGAGTATCCTGCAAATGGATACAGAGGATATTGTAAAGCTTCAGATGAGCAAGGGAGATTGGGCATCTCACCTTGGAATGAGCCAGGAGACTCTTTCACGAAAGTTGACAGCCTTTCAGGATCAGGGCTTGATAGAGCTGGTTGGACATAGAGGGATAAGGATCATAAACCGGGAAGGTCTTGAGGATATCCAGTAA
- a CDS encoding GNAT family N-acetyltransferase — MVLGKGNLIKNKHGNMELEEYKMKLLGKNRLNEVIELQQFVYDNLPNKEVLYIDSYDDMLADMEKGARIIGVLNSRDRLVAYRYIAFPGNEERNLGYDINMKEDQLEKVVHLETTVVDPKYRGNGLQSLTLDAAAKMVKAEGYRHLMCTVSPYNFYSLYNVMMNGLKIKALKKKYGSEEDGEEGLWRFILHSDLNRRSLNPVDLVVSKWANLDKQKELIDNGYVGYEIIKDTKQLNYIKFEEVSA, encoded by the coding sequence ATGGTACTTGGTAAGGGAAATCTAATTAAGAATAAACATGGAAATATGGAGCTCGAGGAGTACAAGATGAAGCTTCTTGGGAAAAATAGGCTAAACGAGGTAATTGAACTCCAACAGTTCGTTTATGACAACCTCCCCAACAAGGAGGTCTTATACATCGATTCTTATGATGATATGCTCGCCGATATGGAAAAGGGAGCAAGGATAATAGGAGTGCTTAACAGCAGAGACCGTCTGGTGGCCTACAGATATATCGCGTTCCCAGGCAATGAAGAGAGAAATTTAGGCTACGATATAAATATGAAGGAGGACCAGCTGGAGAAGGTGGTTCACCTTGAGACTACAGTTGTGGATCCAAAGTACAGAGGTAATGGCTTGCAAAGTCTTACTCTCGATGCAGCGGCAAAAATGGTAAAGGCCGAAGGGTACAGACACTTGATGTGTACAGTCTCGCCTTATAATTTCTACAGCCTTTACAACGTCATGATGAATGGTTTAAAGATCAAGGCTCTTAAGAAGAAGTATGGCTCCGAAGAGGACGGCGAAGAAGGTCTATGGAGATTTATCCTTCACAGCGATCTGAACAGGAGGTCATTGAATCCTGTGGATCTGGTTGTATCCAAGTGGGCAAACCTGGATAAGCAGAAGGAGCTTATTGACAATGGTTATGTGGGCTATGAGATTATCAAGGATACAAAGCAACTGAATTATATAAAGTTTGAAGAAGTCAGTGCATAA
- the moaA gene encoding GTP 3',8-cyclase MoaA, whose product MKDSFGREINYLRISLTDRCNLRCEYCMPKDGIKNKVTHDGMLSLEELYQVTEAFVNLGISKIRFTGGEPLVRYGAVDLMGKVGELDGVREVTLTTNGILLDQYAEELVKAGVNRINISLDTLDEEKYSLITRGGNLHRVLAGIRRVKELGMKPIKLNTVLIGGFNDDEICDFVELTRDGSIDVRFIELMPIGEAASFAKSKFIPNSTVLEKVPGLVPIDREDPSSPATYYRLKDAEGKVGLINPISCKFCANCNRVRLTATGKLKLCLHSDREIDLRRIIREGGDLEQTIENAILTKDEEHHLENQEYIKRSMNSIGG is encoded by the coding sequence ATGAAGGACAGCTTTGGAAGAGAAATCAATTATCTAAGGATATCACTTACCGACAGATGCAATCTTAGATGTGAATACTGCATGCCCAAGGATGGGATCAAAAATAAGGTTACACATGACGGGATGCTCTCTCTGGAGGAGCTCTATCAGGTTACAGAAGCTTTTGTAAATTTGGGGATATCAAAGATAAGGTTTACAGGAGGGGAACCTCTGGTCAGGTATGGGGCAGTCGATCTCATGGGTAAGGTAGGCGAGCTGGATGGGGTTAGAGAGGTCACTCTTACTACAAATGGAATCCTGCTTGACCAGTATGCCGAGGAGTTGGTGAAGGCTGGAGTGAATAGGATCAACATCAGTCTCGATACTCTTGATGAGGAGAAATACAGCCTGATCACAAGAGGCGGTAATCTTCACAGGGTACTTGCAGGGATAAGAAGGGTCAAGGAGCTTGGAATGAAGCCAATAAAGCTAAATACAGTCCTCATTGGCGGCTTTAATGACGATGAGATCTGTGATTTTGTGGAGCTGACCAGGGATGGCTCTATAGATGTCAGATTCATCGAGCTTATGCCAATAGGTGAGGCTGCATCCTTCGCCAAGTCCAAGTTTATACCCAATTCAACTGTTCTGGAGAAAGTTCCTGGACTGGTTCCGATAGACAGGGAGGATCCATCTTCACCGGCAACGTACTACAGACTTAAAGATGCCGAGGGTAAGGTTGGACTTATAAACCCTATATCCTGCAAGTTCTGTGCTAACTGCAACAGAGTAAGGCTCACCGCAACAGGGAAGCTCAAGCTGTGCCTTCATTCAGATAGAGAGATCGACCTTAGGAGGATAATACGCGAAGGAGGAGACCTTGAGCAAACTATAGAAAATGCCATCCTCACTAAGGATGAGGAGCACCACCTTGAGAACCAGGAATATATCAAGCGAAGCATGAACTCGATAGGAGGTTGA
- a CDS encoding hemerythrin domain-containing protein: MKSIDIMVNEHENIRRMLKVVREISYRVLTNGDFSLEDFGPVTDFIKNYADKLHHGKEEDILFEAMNSEIQKLAKSGAITGMYIEHDQGRLFIANLLKGVEAFRAGEDRARLDIIANAIAYTDLLDRHIEKENTALYKFAQNMLSHETKQKVDADCEIVEKKALDDGIQNHSLSSLKSLEDKYLG; encoded by the coding sequence ATGAAATCAATTGATATTATGGTTAATGAGCACGAAAATATACGAAGAATGCTAAAGGTTGTCAGAGAAATCTCTTACAGGGTCCTTACTAATGGAGACTTCAGTCTTGAGGACTTTGGCCCAGTCACGGATTTTATAAAAAATTATGCTGATAAGCTCCACCACGGAAAAGAAGAGGACATACTGTTTGAAGCGATGAACTCCGAGATCCAGAAGCTTGCCAAATCAGGTGCTATAACCGGGATGTACATTGAGCACGACCAGGGCAGGTTGTTTATAGCAAATCTTCTCAAGGGAGTTGAGGCATTTAGGGCTGGAGAAGATCGGGCAAGGCTCGATATTATTGCCAATGCCATAGCCTATACTGACCTACTTGACAGACATATAGAGAAAGAGAATACTGCCCTATACAAATTCGCCCAGAATATGCTTAGCCATGAAACCAAGCAAAAGGTCGATGCAGACTGCGAAATAGTTGAAAAAAAGGCTCTGGATGATGGTATCCAGAATCATTCTCTCTCCAGCTTGAAGTCTCTTGAGGATAAATATCTAGGTTAG
- a CDS encoding ABC-F family ATP-binding cassette domain-containing protein codes for MSILTVTNLSHGFGDREILKNVNFRLLKGEHVGLIGANGEGKSSFMNIITGKLEPDEGQIEWSKRVRVGYLDQHSVLEKGMTIRDVLRTAFQYLFDLEAEMQDMYMKMGEVDEDELQTMLEDVGTIQDILDHNDFYIIDAKIEEISKGLGLDDIGLEREVTDLSGGQRTKVLLTKLLLEKPDILMLDEPTNYLDEQHIVWLRRYLQEYENAFILISHDIPFLNSVINLVYHVEDKELNRYVGNYDDFQRLYEAKKAQLEAAYNRQQQEIADLEDFVRRNKASVATRNMAMSRQKKLDKMEIIELAREKPKPQFSFKEGRTANKLIFQTRELVIGYGEPLTKPLDLILERGQKIALTGANGLGKTTLLKSILGLIPAYSGEAILGDNLEIGYFQQEMVPGNNTCIEEIWQEFPGWTQYEVRSALAKCGLTTKHIESKVMVLSGGEQAKVRLCKIMNRPTNILLLDEPTNHLDVDAKEELMRALKAYKGGILLISHEPEFYREVATEVWNCEGWSTKMF; via the coding sequence ATGAGTATTTTAACCGTAACAAATCTATCTCATGGTTTTGGAGACCGTGAAATATTGAAAAATGTCAACTTCAGACTTCTGAAGGGAGAGCACGTAGGGCTTATAGGGGCAAACGGGGAAGGCAAATCATCATTTATGAATATCATAACCGGTAAGCTTGAGCCGGACGAAGGGCAAATCGAATGGTCCAAAAGAGTCAGGGTAGGATATCTTGACCAACACTCGGTCCTTGAGAAGGGAATGACCATCAGGGATGTTCTAAGAACTGCTTTCCAGTATCTGTTCGACCTTGAGGCTGAGATGCAGGATATGTATATGAAAATGGGCGAAGTGGATGAAGATGAACTCCAGACAATGCTTGAGGATGTTGGTACCATCCAGGATATACTGGATCACAATGACTTTTATATAATCGATGCAAAGATCGAGGAAATCTCCAAGGGATTAGGGCTGGATGATATAGGACTGGAAAGGGAGGTAACTGATCTAAGCGGAGGTCAGCGAACTAAGGTTCTCCTAACTAAGCTGCTCCTTGAAAAGCCCGATATACTGATGCTGGATGAGCCTACGAATTATCTTGACGAGCAGCATATAGTCTGGCTTAGAAGATATCTTCAGGAATACGAAAACGCCTTTATCCTTATATCTCACGATATTCCATTTCTAAACAGTGTAATAAATCTCGTGTATCATGTTGAAGACAAGGAGCTTAACAGATATGTGGGAAATTACGATGATTTCCAGCGGCTTTATGAAGCGAAAAAAGCTCAGCTTGAGGCAGCCTATAACAGACAGCAGCAGGAGATCGCTGATCTTGAGGACTTCGTGAGAAGGAACAAGGCCAGCGTTGCGACAAGGAATATGGCTATGTCGAGACAGAAGAAGCTGGATAAGATGGAGATAATTGAGCTCGCAAGGGAGAAGCCAAAGCCACAGTTCAGCTTCAAGGAGGGAAGAACTGCCAATAAGCTGATCTTTCAGACCAGGGAGCTTGTAATCGGTTATGGTGAGCCTTTGACCAAGCCCCTGGATCTAATACTTGAGAGAGGGCAAAAAATTGCTCTAACCGGGGCAAATGGATTGGGAAAGACGACACTCTTAAAATCGATACTTGGGCTTATACCTGCGTATTCAGGAGAGGCAATCCTTGGGGACAATCTGGAGATAGGCTATTTCCAGCAAGAAATGGTCCCTGGGAACAACACCTGTATTGAGGAGATTTGGCAGGAATTTCCCGGCTGGACACAATATGAGGTAAGAAGCGCTTTGGCAAAGTGCGGACTTACGACGAAGCACATTGAATCCAAGGTAATGGTCCTTAGCGGAGGAGAGCAGGCCAAGGTAAGACTTTGCAAGATCATGAACAGACCTACCAATATCCTGCTTCTGGATGAGCCAACAAACCACCTTGATGTGGATGCAAAGGAAGAGCTGATGAGAGCCCTTAAGGCATATAAAGGCGGGATCCTTTTGATATCCCACGAGCCTGAGTTCTACAGGGAAGTTGCAACGGAGGTATGGAACTGCGAGGGTTGGAGCACAAAGATGTTCTAA
- a CDS encoding heavy-metal-associated domain-containing protein, with product MIKKTYQLETLTCPSCTMKLGGMLKQTEGVEEYEVFFNTSKIKLTYDESIVDSETIKNKIARLGFEVLKEK from the coding sequence ATGATAAAGAAAACATATCAATTGGAAACACTAACATGTCCATCATGTACTATGAAGCTGGGGGGGATGCTCAAACAAACAGAGGGAGTGGAGGAGTACGAGGTATTTTTCAATACCTCAAAGATCAAGCTGACCTATGATGAAAGTATCGTTGATTCAGAGACAATAAAGAATAAAATTGCCAGATTGGGTTTCGAGGTATTGAAGGAAAAATAG
- a CDS encoding VIT1/CCC1 transporter family protein, protein MDEKTLEKLLKDQQDEITAHHIYKKLAEAVKDEANRRIVLQVADDELSHYKRLRQVTGKELKPEKLKVILSNWMIRIFGLTFGIKFLEQSEGKAVKSYREIDESLTFMDKIIEDEERHEEELIAMIDEEKLNYIGSVVLGLNDALVELTGALAGYTFAFQNTRLIALTGLITGISASLSMAASEYLSTRQEGGDDALKSALYTGSAYVFTVIFLILPFLLIQNPFISLVASLVVAVLIIFIFNYYISVAKDYDFKRRFGEMAAISLGVAGISFLIGVLVKQFIGIEV, encoded by the coding sequence ATGGACGAAAAGACATTGGAAAAACTTTTGAAGGATCAACAGGACGAGATAACCGCTCATCACATATACAAGAAACTTGCAGAGGCCGTTAAGGACGAAGCTAACCGGAGGATAGTCCTTCAGGTGGCTGACGATGAGCTTTCTCACTATAAAAGACTTCGACAGGTTACCGGAAAGGAATTAAAGCCAGAAAAATTAAAGGTTATTTTATCCAATTGGATGATAAGGATATTTGGCTTGACCTTTGGCATCAAGTTTCTGGAGCAGAGCGAAGGAAAGGCTGTTAAAAGCTATAGAGAGATTGATGAGAGCCTGACATTCATGGATAAAATAATCGAGGACGAGGAGAGGCACGAGGAAGAGCTTATAGCAATGATCGATGAGGAAAAATTGAACTACATAGGCTCTGTAGTGCTTGGGTTAAACGATGCACTTGTTGAGCTTACTGGAGCCCTTGCCGGATACACCTTTGCATTTCAGAATACCAGGCTAATCGCACTGACCGGACTAATAACAGGAATAAGCGCATCACTTTCAATGGCTGCCAGTGAATACCTTTCCACAAGACAGGAAGGCGGGGATGATGCCCTTAAATCTGCCCTTTATACCGGCTCAGCATACGTGTTTACCGTAATATTTCTGATATTGCCATTTCTCCTGATACAAAATCCATTTATTAGTCTGGTGGCTTCGCTGGTTGTAGCTGTGCTAATAATATTCATATTCAACTACTATATATCAGTTGCCAAGGACTATGACTTTAAGAGAAGATTCGGAGAGATGGCTGCCATATCCCTTGGAGTGGCCGGGATATCATTTTTGATCGGAGTACTGGTCAAGCAATTCATCGGAATCGAGGTATAA
- a CDS encoding MOSC domain-containing protein: protein MRTEKGKVVSVNISDTKGVVKEPVEKGSFIKNHGLENDAHAGDWHRQVSLLGVESFNKMRDMGMDDLKYGDFAENLTTEGIILYELPIGTKLKIGNTLHEVTQIGKECHKGCAIQVKVGKCVMPKEGIFTKVLEGGIIRPGDEIEII, encoded by the coding sequence ATGCGAACAGAAAAGGGGAAGGTAGTTTCAGTAAATATCTCTGATACAAAGGGAGTTGTAAAGGAGCCTGTTGAAAAGGGGAGCTTCATAAAAAATCATGGACTCGAAAACGATGCTCATGCCGGAGACTGGCACAGGCAGGTCAGCCTTCTCGGCGTTGAAAGCTTCAACAAAATGAGGGATATGGGAATGGATGACCTGAAATATGGTGATTTTGCAGAGAATCTTACAACGGAGGGAATAATCCTCTACGAGCTTCCGATTGGAACAAAGCTTAAGATTGGAAACACTCTTCACGAGGTCACTCAAATAGGGAAGGAATGCCACAAGGGCTGTGCAATACAGGTAAAGGTAGGGAAATGCGTAATGCCTAAGGAGGGGATATTTACCAAGGTCCTTGAAGGGGGCATTATCAGGCCTGGAGATGAAATAGAAATAATATAG
- a CDS encoding heavy metal translocating P-type ATPase, with product MPKLNKKNKVILAAVLVSVSFLLKELMGYDPLTIVFMLATTAVAGIPIFKKAFEALKYRIVGIDALVTIAVTGALFIGEYWEAAAVTFLFMFGDYLESRTIEKTRSSIKALLDLAPDTARVIRDGTEIELDPEDVIEGDIVIVKPGEKISVDGTIVEGNAYVNQAAITGESLPLNKEVEDGVFSGTIVESGYLKIRADKIGDDTTFARILEMVEEAQDKKAKTQKFLERFSRYYTPGIIVLAAALYFFTRDLVLSLTLLVIACPGALVISTPVSIVAGIGNGAKHGVLVKGGEIMEKLGTIKVIAFDKTGTLTIGKPTVTEVAAFGIEKNELLRIAAIGEGYSEHPLGRAIINYASEQLGSIEGHPEEAEMVTGQGIRAKIERQVYLLGNRKLFNENGYDLEKYEEILRSEEDKGQTAVIVGAEGNVLGIIAIADVVREDAKKLIKNLKEQGISKVVMLTGDNERAAKAIAKELELDGYYAELLPQDKVRVLMELQEKYGPAGMVGDGVNDAPALASAELGIAVGGAGKDVAMETADVILMSEEIRKLSHAIGLSRATVRNMKQNIYFAIAVAALLLMGVLVKTVNLSLGMLVHEMSVLLVIINAVRLLGFGDKGSSRKKVLQTGE from the coding sequence ATGCCAAAGCTAAATAAAAAGAATAAGGTCATCCTGGCAGCTGTTCTTGTCTCTGTATCTTTTCTTCTTAAGGAGCTAATGGGCTACGATCCTCTGACTATAGTATTTATGCTCGCAACAACAGCTGTTGCAGGGATACCGATATTCAAGAAAGCCTTTGAGGCACTTAAGTATAGAATCGTCGGGATAGATGCCCTGGTTACCATCGCAGTTACCGGAGCGCTTTTTATTGGGGAATACTGGGAAGCCGCAGCTGTTACCTTCCTGTTTATGTTTGGAGATTATCTTGAGTCAAGAACCATAGAAAAGACCAGATCATCAATAAAAGCACTTCTGGATCTTGCACCTGACACAGCCAGAGTTATTCGTGACGGGACAGAGATTGAGCTTGACCCCGAGGATGTTATAGAAGGAGACATAGTAATAGTAAAGCCTGGAGAAAAAATCTCAGTAGACGGTACAATAGTCGAGGGGAATGCTTATGTCAATCAGGCCGCAATCACAGGGGAATCCCTGCCATTAAACAAGGAAGTGGAGGATGGAGTATTTTCGGGGACCATAGTGGAGTCAGGATATCTGAAAATAAGAGCTGACAAAATTGGAGACGACACAACTTTTGCCAGGATATTGGAAATGGTTGAGGAAGCTCAGGATAAAAAAGCCAAGACCCAGAAGTTTCTGGAGAGATTCTCAAGATATTATACTCCAGGGATCATAGTCCTTGCAGCTGCATTATACTTTTTTACCAGAGATTTGGTGCTTTCGCTTACGCTTCTTGTAATTGCCTGTCCGGGAGCACTGGTGATTTCCACTCCGGTCTCCATAGTTGCAGGTATTGGAAATGGCGCAAAGCACGGAGTACTTGTAAAGGGCGGAGAAATAATGGAAAAGCTTGGAACAATAAAGGTCATTGCCTTTGACAAGACCGGAACCCTGACAATTGGGAAGCCTACTGTAACTGAAGTGGCAGCATTTGGAATAGAGAAGAATGAGCTTTTGAGGATAGCGGCTATTGGGGAGGGCTATTCTGAGCATCCCCTGGGCAGAGCAATAATCAACTATGCAAGTGAGCAGCTGGGGTCAATAGAAGGACACCCGGAAGAAGCCGAAATGGTTACCGGACAGGGGATAAGGGCTAAAATAGAGCGCCAGGTTTACCTGCTTGGCAATAGAAAGCTATTCAATGAGAATGGTTATGATCTTGAAAAGTACGAGGAGATCCTCCGATCCGAGGAGGATAAGGGACAGACTGCAGTTATAGTTGGGGCAGAGGGGAATGTATTGGGTATCATAGCCATAGCTGATGTAGTTCGTGAGGATGCAAAGAAGCTTATAAAGAATCTTAAGGAACAAGGCATTAGTAAAGTGGTAATGCTTACCGGAGACAACGAAAGAGCAGCAAAAGCAATCGCCAAGGAATTGGAGCTGGACGGATACTATGCTGAGCTTCTTCCTCAGGATAAGGTGAGGGTATTGATGGAGCTTCAGGAGAAATATGGTCCCGCAGGGATGGTGGGTGACGGAGTCAACGATGCTCCCGCCCTTGCATCTGCAGAGCTTGGGATCGCAGTCGGAGGTGCCGGGAAGGATGTCGCAATGGAGACTGCCGATGTAATTCTGATGAGCGAGGAGATAAGAAAGCTTTCCCACGCTATCGGACTGAGCAGGGCAACGGTTAGAAATATGAAGCAAAACATATACTTTGCCATAGCAGTAGCAGCATTACTCTTAATGGGTGTTTTGGTAAAGACTGTGAACCTATCCTTAGGGATGCTTGTTCATGAAATGAGTGTTCTTCTGGTTATAATAAATGCAGTGAGGCTTCTGGGCTTTGGAGATAAGGGAAGCAGCAGGAAGAAGGTACTTCAGACAGGAGAATGA